From the genome of Agrobacterium tumefaciens:
GACATGATTGCCGAGATCAAACAGGCGGCAGCTGCCGGAACCTTGGTCGGCAGCCCGCGTTGGCCGATGATCATTCTGCGCAGCCCAAAAGGATGGACAGGGCCTGCGGAAGTCGACGGTAAAAAGGTTGAAGGTTTCTGGCGGGCACATCAGGTTCCGGTGTCGAATTGCCGGTCTGACGACGCTCACCGTGAAATTCTGCTCGACTGGCTGAAGCGCTATCGCCCTGATGATCTGTTCGACGAAAGCGGAAGGCTGAAGCCGGAACTGCGCGCCATCGCGCCCACTGGGCAGAAGCGTATGAGTGCCAACCCGCATGCAAACGGCGGTATTCTGCGGAAGGAACTCGTGCTTCCCGCCATCGCCGATCATGCTATTGCCGTTGATGTGGGCGAGCGGGGCGCCCTGATGGTGCAGACGACCGAGATTCTCGGCCGTTATCTTCGCGATGTCCTGGCCCTCAACGACAAGGATGCGAACTTCCGGATTTTTGGTCCGGATGAAACGGAATCGAACAGACTGGGTGCCGTATTCGATAACACCGATCGTGTATGGATGGAAAAGATCGAACCCTACGACGTTCATCTGGCTCGTGATGGCCGGGTTATGGAGGTTCTCAGCGAGCATCTATGCCAGGGTTGGCTGGAAGGTTACCTGCTCACCGGGCGTCATGGCTTCTTCTCCTGCTATGAGGCTTTCATCCACATCGTCGATTCCATGTTCAACCAGCATGCCAAATGGTTGAAGGTGACCCGCGAGCTGGAATGGCGAAAACCGATCTCGTCACTCAACTACCTGTTGACCTCCCACGTCTGGCGCCAGGATCACAATGGGTTCAGCCACCAGGACCCCGGGTTTGTCGACCTTGTCGCCAACAAGAAAGCGGATATCGTCCGTATTTATCTGCCCCCGGATGCCAACACGCTCCTTTGGGTGGGGCACCATATTCTCGGAACCTATGACCGGATCAATGTTGTCGTCGCCGGGAAACAGCCTGAACCACAATGGTTGACGATGAACGAGGCTGTCGCGCATTGCGAAGCAGGCATGGGGACGTGGGATTGGGCGGGCACCCATACGGACATGCAGCCAGACGTCGTTATGGCCTGCGCTGGAGACGTTCCAACCATGGAGACAATGGCGGCGGTTATGTTGCTTCGTGAGGCGATCCCTGATTTGCGTGTCCGCGTGGTCAATGTCGTCGATCTCATGTGCCTGCAATCCAAGGAGCATCATCCGCATGGATTTTCTGATGCGGATTTCGATGCATTGTTCACAACGGATCGGCCGGTAATCTTTGCTTATCACGGCTACCCATATCTCATTCACAGGCTCACCTATAAACGGACGAACCACCGCAACATCCATGTCCGTGGCTTCATCGAGGAGGGGACGACAACGACACCGTTCGACATGACTGTGCTGAACCAGCTCGACCGTTTCCATCTCGCTCTCGAGGCAATTGCAAGGGTGCCAGGCCTGAAGGATACGGCTGCCCCGACGGTCGCCGTACTGGAAGCCAAAATCGCCCAGCACCATGCCTATGTCAGGGAGTATGGCGAGGACATGCCGGAGATCGTCAGCTGGAAATGGCAGTCACAATAGACCGAAACATCAGGCGAGAAGAGTTGCGAGGTGCCGTCGTCCGGTCGGCAATCCCTCGTGTGGCTCTTCTCTCACTCGCCCCTGATCGGTTACCGCGGCAAGTGTCGAGTGGCGCATCATTGCCTGGCTGAAAGACGTAAAAAGGGGTTATCGGATGATCGATATTCTGCTCGTTTTGAACACCGGTTCCTCCAGCCTGAAATTCGAGGTTTTCGGCTATGAAAACCTCGACAAACTGGCAAAAGGCAAGGTTGCCGGCATCGGAACAGATGCGAGGCTGATAGCGACAATCGAAACGACGGGCACGCATATCGATCGTTCTCTTGATGCCCATGACCATGTTGCCGCGATGGGCGCTTTGATGGATCTGATCGACCGTTTCGACGATGGTTGGCATATGGTCGCAGCAGTGCACCGTATCGTGCATGGTGGTCCAGACCTTGTCGATCCGGTCATCGTGACACCGCAGGTCAGAAAGCAGCTGGAAGCGCTGGTGCCCTTGGCGCCTCTTCATCAGCCCTACAATTTGGCGGGCATCGATGCGTCCGACCGCCTGGCAGATGCACCAGATATTGCGTGTTTCGACACCGCGTTTCACACCGGCCAGAACGCACTCTTCCGAACATTTGCAGTGGAGGAGGATCTGCGGAGCAAAGGTATTCGCCGGTATGGTTTCCATGGCATTTCCTATGACTGGATCTCCCGGGTGCTGGCGAAGGAGCATCCGGACCTCGCAAGCGGAAAGGTCGTCGTTGGTCATCTCGGTAATGGAGCAAGTCTTTGCGCGCTCTCGAACGGTAGGAGCATCGACACGACGATGGGGATGACGGCTCTCGATGGTTTGCCGATGGGCAGCCGCCCCGGCGCCATTGATGCCGGAGCGGTGACTTATATGCTGCGCGCACTTGGAATGCCGGTCGAGAAGGTCGAGGAGGCACTTTACGAACGCTCCGGTTTGAAGGGATTGTCGGGCGTCAGCAGCGACGTGAAAACGCTGATGGAAAGCGATGATCCGCAAGCGCAGTTCACACTCGACTATCTCGCACTCAAGGTCGCGCAATACACGGCGATGATGGCCGTTTCGATGGGCGGCATCGATGCGCTGGTCTTTACAGGTGGGGTCGGGGAAAATGCCACTTCTGTTCGCGATGCGGTTCTGGCCCGGCTTGCTTTTCTGCAGCCTTTCAAAACGCTCATCATCCCCGCAAACGAGGAAAGAATGATGGCGATTTATGCCAAGGAGCTGTTGGAGAAACGCCAGTCTTAATCGCTAACCCCTGTATCCTCCCCCTAGGTCTCACAGGCGGATTTTAGGTCGCCTGACCAGACGTCTCAGCATGTTGCGCTTTTTGTGGGACCGAAGAAGATCGATATCGCTGACCAGTTTGGCGCCGCCCTCGCGGCGCTCAAGGGTGATCTTTCGGCTGTGAAAAGCCTCGAGTTCGGCTCTGTGGGCGACACTGAGGATGGTGGAATCGGGCAGCTCGTCGATCAGACGCTCCATGATCTTGTCCTGGCTCTTGTCATCGAGTGCCGAGGTTGCTTCGTCGAGTACGACGATATCGGGTCTGTGAAGCAGGAGACGTGCAAACGCCAGCCTCTGTTTCTCTCCGCCTGACAGCGTCTGGTCCCAGGGGGCATCTTCTTCGATCTTCTCCGCCAGGTGGCCAAGTCCGACCTTTTCGAGCGCTGTCTTGACCTCGTCGGGCGACCAGTCGTCCGATGCACCCGGGTAGGTGACGGCGCGCCCCAAAGTACCGAGCGGGATGTAGGGCCGTTGCGGCAACATGAAAAGGCGCTTGTCTGGATGCAGGTCGACACTACCGCCGCCCCACGGCCAGAGGCCTGCGATTGTCCGCACAAGCGTGCTCTTGCCTGATCCGGACTCCCCGGAAACCAGCACGCGCTCGCCTTGTTTAATTTCCACCTCCGTTTCCGTCAGCACAGCAGTGCCATCGTTTAGCGAGACCGAAAGATCGTTCAGGCTGAGGATTGCTTCGCCCTCAATCTTGCCGTGCTTGACGCGGCCGACCGCATCACTTTTCTCAGTCTGCTCAAGGCCGTCGAGTGAAACCATGAGAGATGCGACGCGTCGTGCGCAGGCATTCCAGTCGGCGAGCCGCGGGTAATTGTCGACCAGCCACCCAAATGCGCCCTGGACGATCGCGAAGGCAGATGCGGCCTGCATCACCTGGCCCAGCGACATGCTGCCATCCAGAAATTTCGGTGCACAAAGCAGGACGGGAACGACAGGGGCAAAGAGGCTCGATACCTGTGACACCAGCGTCGTGCGCATATATTGCCGCGCCAAACGAGCCCATTGGTGCAAAGCTGCTGAAAACGTCTTGTTGAGGTCGTTGCGTTCTTCTTCCTCTCCGCCGAGCAAGGCAATGCTCTCGCCGTTTTCACGTACACGCGTTAGCGTGTAGCGAAACTCCGCCTCAGCCTGGTTCTTGAGCTCCGAAATACGGACAAAATTTCGCCCGATGACAACCATCGATGTGGACGTGATCGTTGCGTACAGCAGGGCCGTGATAACAAGGAAACCGGGGACGGTGAAACTCGTTCCTGCAATGGTGAATGTCAGAGATCCGCCAATTGTCCAGAGAACGACGATGAATGTGGAGGCCGACAGAAAGGCGGAGGTAACACCGGCAACAAAGTCGACCGGTGCTTCCGTTGCGATGCGCAAATCCTCAGAGATGCGTGCCTCCGGATTTTTGTGGTCGCCACCGATCAGGTTCAATTGGTAATAGCGACCGTTGGCAAGCCAGCGGGCGATGATGTCCGTCGTCAGCCATTTGCGCCAGCGACGTTGTATGATCATGCGGAAAAACACCTGGATCACCACAAGCGACATGCTGCCGATCACCAATGGAATAAAGATCGCGCTGAGGAAATAAACCGTGCTGGCGTCGCGTTGTTCTATCGCGTCGAAAAGATTGCGGTTCCAGACGTTGATACCGTACTGGAAAACGACATTGGTGCAGAGGAGTGCAACCAAGCCAATTGAGCAGGGCCACGCGAGCTTTGGTCCACGGCGGCTCCAGAAGCCACGGGCACTACGCCAGAAGCGCGACAACAGGTATTTTCTACGCGCCCGCTCAGCTTCTTCGGGCGTCAACTCTCGTTCTGTAACTGCATCGTTCGGCGTCTGTGCGGCCTCGGTGTTCATTCTTTCGGTCAGCCTTTGGTATGAGCCTTGATGTCTGCCTGATCAGATCGTGACCTTTCGATTGTTCTCAACATCGGCCTTGCTCAGCCTCGCCCTGCAAAACGATGAAACTGGTCATGCGATGCCCTTGCCACCTGTTACACCGTAGACTTCGCCGTTGATGAAGCTGGCGTCCTGCGAAGCAAGCAGAACATAAATCGGTGCCAGTTCGACAGGCTGACCAGGACGGCCAAAGTCGCTGTTTTCACCGAAGTGTTGAACCTTCTCATCCGGCTGTCCGCCGCTGGGCTGAAGGACAGTCCAGAACGGACCTGGAGCGACGACGTTGGCACGCACGCCCTTTTCAATGAGCTGCTTCGACAGCGCCTTGGTGTAAGCGACAATGCCAGCTTTGGTCGTTGCATAATCCAACAGGATCGGGGAGGGCTCGTAGGCCTGGATGGAAGCAGTGGTAATCACGGAAGAGCCGGGCTTTAAGTAGGGCGTCGCCGCCTGCGCAATCCAGTGAAGCGCGTAAAGATTGGTCTTCATCGTCTGGTCGAAATCATCGGTCGACAGCGCACTGATATCGTCACGATACTGCTGCCTTGCTGCGTTGATAACGAGGATATCGAGGCCATCCAAATCGCTAACGGCCTTTTCGACCATCTCGCGACACCATGTTTCCTGCTTGATATCGCCTGGAAGAGCCACGCCAATTCGGCCTTCTGCCTCGATGAGTTCGATTACCCTTTCGGCGTCAGTCTCTTCTTCTTCAAGATAGGAGATGGCAACGTCCGCACCCTCGCGTGCAAAAGCAATGGCAACGGCACGGCCAATACCGGAATCGCCGCCGGTAATCAGTGCCTTTCGCCCTGTCAGTTTTCCCGACCCTTTGTAACTTGCTTCACCGTGATCAGGTAACGGCACCATGTTTTGTGCAAGTCCCGGCATCGTTTGAGGCTGGGACTGAAATGGCGGCGAGGGGTAAAGTTTGCGCGGGTCCTGGAGTGTCTGCCGGTCGGTCATCGTTGTTCTCCATAACAATTTGAATGGGAGCCGCGACCGAAACGTAGCTCACGGCGCGCAGGGGTGTTCGGTTTGAGATTCAACGTTCGCCTCGGCGCGTCGTTCCATGAACGGTTGTTTGCCGTGAATTTTAGCAGGGTGAAATCCTGACGGACCATACTGGCTATTTGGGACTGAGGGGCTTCCGCCAGTCCGCCAGACATTGGAAATCTGAATACGCCTCGTAACAAATTTGGCTGTCGCGCGTTTGTACCGTGACAGGGGCAACCTCAGCACGGGAGAGAGATGAATGACGGGCGCCGAATACCGGGAGAAATCTCGAGACGTGATATCTTCCGCCAACGGGAATTCTCTCAAGACGCTGATCTCGCCGCCCGCCACACCCTTCGCTTTATGGAGCACCGAGCGTGGACTGTCGCCAATTGTCGCGACAGCGATCCATGAAGGACACAATATCCGTGATGATATTCTCAGCTTCTACGCGATCGACCACGATGAGCGTCTTCGTGAAGAAGACCCGTACACGGAATATACGATCCGCGACGTGCCAAACCGTATCGTGTTCCATCGGTCCCGTTTCGAAGTGGATATCAATCGCAGCCGCGATGGTGCCGTCTATCTAACGCCGGAGCAGGCATGGGGTCTGAATGTCTGGACGGACGCCCTCTCACAGGATCAGATCGATACGTCCTTGCAAGTGCACGATGCCTATTATGAGATGTTGCTCAACTTTCTCCGTGGCGTCGAACACCAGTTCGGTCACTTTGTCGTACTTGATATCCATAGTTACAATCACCGTAGAGACGGTCCAGGCGCCGCGCCGACACTGCAGTCAAAGGCGCCCGATATAAACATCGGAACCTTTTCCATGGATAGGGCGCGCTGGGCGCCAGTCGTCGATGCTCTCATCGACCACTTCCGATCCTTCGAAATCAACGGCAGGCCTGTTGATGTGCAGGAAAACGTGGCGTTCCAGGGAAAAGGCGAACAGACGCGATTTGTCCACGAACATTTTCCCCTGACCGGCTGTGCGATCGCCGTTGAGTTCAAGAAGTTCTTCATGGACGAATGGACCGGTGAACCGGACACAAGCGTGCTCTCACAGCTTCGCAACATCGTTGCAACGGCTGTTCCCGTGCTCGAGAAATCACTGGCGGGGCCCTCATGAAGCAGGTTTCATTAGAGAAACAGCGCGATGATGAGTGGCTGGAGGATATTGTTTCATGTCTTTCCGCTGGCAAGTCTATTCGTCGGGATCTGCCTGGAGGTGGTCGTCTGCATATTGACCGCCCGCTACCATTCCTTTGCGTGCATATTGCCGAAGACGATGCAGAGCCAGTTGCCCGAGATATCGCCCGTGCCAACGCATCCTATCTGATTGCGCCGCATGCCGCGCCCGCAATGGTGGTTATCGAGGCAATCGCTGTCGTTCTTCGCAAACGTTTCGGCGCCTTCGTTCTCTTCGATATCGGAGAGCTGACGCAGGACAGATTCCTGACCGAGGATGCACCCTTTCTTCCGCCGTTTGAAATTGCCTTGTGGGCAAGTGCTGATATGGCGGACGCTGCGGAAATTTTCACCACTGTCGTCAGCGATAGCGAAGCGAAATTTCGGACGCCACGTGTGAAGAGAGCTGAGACCCCGCCCTTAAGAGAGGACAAGGTGTTGGGGCGTGATTTGCATTGTTCGACGCTGGCTGTCCGGTTTGCCCCAGTCTACCGACAGCCGGGCAGCAATGAAATTTATCCCGAACTGCGTGAACAGCTCGTCTCGCTGCTGTTTGATGCGGGCTTGAGGGCGATCTCACGTTTCATTGAAAGCCAGAAGGTTCTGACGCCCAAAACCCATAGGGCATTGGGGCGCAAGACATTCGTTGACACAGTGACGCGCGTTGATCGCAGCATAGATGAAGTGGCGTCGACGTTTGATTTTCTGTTGGCTGTGACGCCTATCAATGCCGAAGCGGCCTTTAACGCGTTCAAGTCCGATGGGCGGCATCCGAAATTCCTTTATCGCCCATTGGCGTTTCAGGTCGAAGCGACCAAACGGAAGCTCTTTTCAATTTCCTTCGATCACCTTGAAGACCCGGTTCTCTACCAGCTTTACAGAGAGAAACAGCACGAACTCGATATTCAGCTTTCGCTGTTATCTTCTCGCGAGAAGCCGCAATTTATCGAATTTGGGCGTGCGCTTTACGGTCCCGTCGAGCCATCGCTGCTGGAAGAGGCAAAGACAATTCTCGCGCATTCGAGTGATCCTGCGTCGAATAACGACGACGATGGCGGGTCGGAAGACAGGATTGCCGACTGTTTTCATGTCGAGCGGCGCGCCAGAACGATGATCGCCGTATACCATCGTCAATTGACAGAGTTCGAAGTCGCGGTTGAACTGCGAGACGACCTGCCATCCGGCCTGATGGTATCAGGTCACCGCCTGCTGATCGCGCGTTCGACATTGATGGATAAACGCCGTGTCGAGCCTTTGCTGGCACATGAGATCGGTGTCCATCTTCTCACCTACTTCAACGGATCGGTGCAGGGCCTGCGGCTGTTTCGCTCCGGGCTTGCTGGTTATGAAGGCATGCAGGAGGGGCTGGCGGTCTTTGCCGAGTACCTGGCCGGCGGCATGACGACGGCACGTCTCAGACTGATTGCGGGTCGGGTTGTCGGGTGTGCCGCGATGCTTGAAGGCGCAACATTTTCCGAGACATACTCCATTCTGGTTGACGACCATGATTTTACGCCGCGTGCGGCATTCAACCTGGTTCTTCGCCTTTATCGTGGCGGCGGCCTTGCCAAGGACGCGATATATCTCCGGGGGCTGCTTGCGTTGCTCCGGCACCTTCGGTCCGGAGGGGCGCTTGAACCATTCTGGATGGGCAAGATCGCGGCCTCGCATTTTGAGGTGATGCAAGAACTCGCGGATCGAGGGCTGCTGCGGATGCCAGCGGTCCGACCGCTTTACCTGGAAACGGACGAAGGGCGAGGCCGCTTGGCACATGCCAAACAAGGCTTGCGCCCGTTAGAAATGATTCAAAGGCAGGAGACGTGAATGCGGATTGCTTTTTTTGTGAACTCTATCGCGGACGAGACGGAATTTTACACGACCACGGCGCTTGCATTGGCTGCAATAGCGCGCGGCCACGACGTCTGTTATCTGACGCCGGGCGATTTCGTGCTGCGGCCTGACGATAGCCTTATGGTGCGTGCGACCGTTGCCAAGGGCGGAAAATCGAAAAAGGCTGATGCGTTCGTTTCGGCCCTGCAGCATAAGGAGGCCGAGATACAGACGATCCCGGTCGAAGATATCGATGTTCTGTTCCTGCGCAACGATCCATCGCTTGATGCTGACGAGCGGCCTTGGGCTGCGCAAGCCGGCATTATTTTCGGCCGTCTTGCGGCGGAGCGGGGTGTGCTGACGGTGAATGATCCGGATGGTCTGGCTAGCGCCCAGAACAAACTTTATTTTCAGGGCTTTCCGGAGGCCGTTCGTCCGACCACGCTCATCTCGAAAAGCATCGAAGAAATCCGCGCCTTTATCGACAAACAGAAGCAGGGCGCTATTTTGAAGCCACTCCAGGGGTCGGGCGGCAAGAATGTATTCAAGATCAATTCGAGCAAGGAAGCTAATCTCAACCAGATTTTTGAGGCCGTAAGCGGTGAAGGTTACCTGATCGCTCAGGGGTACCTTCCCGATGCGACGGCCGGTGATATCCGCCTTTTCCTGATGAATGGTCGCCCGCTTCAACGGGATGGTGCTTATGCTGCCTTCCGCCGGGTTCCCGCCAAGGGAGAGGTGCGTTCGAATATGCACGTAGCTGGCACAGCGGCCGCCGTGGAGATCACGCCCAAGATACTTGCAGTTGCCGAGATGGTGCGGCCAAAGCTCATTCAGGACGGCATGTTTCTGGTCGGCCTGGACATCGTTGGCGATAAAATTCTTGAGATCAATGTTTTTACTCCCGGTGGCTTGCCGAACATTGCGGAACTGCACGGTGTCGATCTGTCGGTCGATGTGATCACCGCTCTCGAGCAAAAGGTCGAGATGCGGAAAAACTATGGAGGACAGATCTCCAACCGGGCTTTGGCGACACTTTAGGCTGCAGAAACCTCCGGCAAGACGCGGAACTGAACGCGACTGGTGGAGTTACGTTAGTGTAGCCAACACGAGGAGAATTGAAAATGGATCATACCAATCATGTCCGTCTCACCGCACGCGAACTGACACCTTCTGTGTTACAGGGTGCCACCGTTTACGGTGCCGACGATCACAAGGTCGGTAAGGTTGACCACGTTCACGGTGCTGGCACTGCGAGTACCGCAATCATCGACGTGGGCGGTTTTTTAGGTATTGGTGCCAAGCCTGTAGCGGTCCCATTGGCGGATCTCGATTTCATGCGCGATGAGTCAGGAGATGTACACGCTCTGACAACGTGGACCAAGGATCAGCTCAAGCAGATGCCCGAGCATCGGCACTGATGGTTTCAAGAGCCCGACCTCAGGTCGGGCTCTTTTCTTAAGCGTGGTACGGAGGGGACATGTCCAGATCGCAACTGACGAAAGAGCGCGACCTGAGAGAATTTCGTCCCGTCTGGATGGATAGCCCACGCATCTCGGTTCGAACGAGAAACACGGCATCCCTTCAAAAATACGATGTCATCATAGTTGGAGCCGGCATCAGTGGGGCGTTGGTTGCGCACGCTGTTGCGCAATCGGGCAAGTCAGTGCTGATCATCGACAAGGGTGATCCTGTCCGAGGTAGCAGTATCGCTTCGACCGCAATGATACAGCACGAGATAGACGTGCCGCTCCATCAATTACAAAAGATGATCGGAAAAGCCGACGCCAGACGGGTATGGCAAAGATCGGCCCAGGCGGTTTTGCGCCTCGAGGAGATTGTCAAATCGCTGGATATTTCCTGCAGCATGCGCCGCAAGAAAGCGCTTTATCTGGCAGGTAATGATTATGGCTCGCGTGCCCTCAAGATGGAGGCAGAGGCCAGAGCAGAGGCGGGTATCGACGCGAAATATCTTGGCCCCCGAGAGTTGCGCGAATGCTTCGACATCGAGCGGACAGGTGCAATTCTCAGCAATATCTCTGCGTCCGCCAATCCGGGGCAACTCACTGCCGGTTTGCTGCGGCACCTTGCCAGACGCAAGGTAGAAATCGTCTCTGGCGTCGAAGTCACCGATATGAAGGACTTTTCAGACGGGGTTGTTCTGGCCACCGGCAGCGGCAAACTTCTCATCGCCAACCACGCCGTCTTTTGTACGGGTTACGAGTTTCTCAAAGTGCTTGAGAGCAAGCGGCACGAAATCATTTCAACATGGGCACTGGCAAGTGACGTTGGGGTTCGTATCCCCGACTGGCTACACGACCACATCGTATGGGAGGCGTCCGACCCATATCTCTATTTACGAACGGATCAACCCGGTCGGCTGATCGCCGGCGGTGAGGACGAGCATGATCCTCTGGCATTCCAGGATGGCAAACGGCTTCAGGCAAAGACATATTCTATTCGTATCAAACTCGCCGAGCTCCTTAATGTTGATATTGGGCAGCCGGCTTATCGTTGGGCAGCGGCCTTTGGATCGACGACAACGGGCCTTCCGCTGATCGGTAACGTGCCGGGGCACGCAAATGTTTATTCCGTCATGGGATTTGGCGGAAACGGGATCACCTTTAGCCAGATTGCTGCCGACATAGTTGCGGCAGCGATCAATGGGGTTAAGGACCCTGATAGCCACCTCTTCGATATCGCCTGAGAAGGTTTTCTCCCTCTATAGATTTGTCGAACCTCGATAAAACTAGTGGCTTTCCAGCCAGCGCATGACGCGAATTTCGTCGGTCTCCAGCCACCGGTTCAGTCGCTGGCTTCGGCTCGGCCGGATTTTCAGGAGAGATTGGAGATCGCCGTCGGGGAATGCGTCGATGATTTTCGGATGAATATAAGAATTTCGGCATACGGCGCGGGTGTTCACGAGGCGGCTCGCGACGTCATCAATAACGGCGTTGATGATGCGGGCGCATTCCGCATGACTTTGGCCGGGCTCGAGTTGTGCGAGTTGAACGGCCGCCATCTTGGAGGCGCCCCAGGTACGAAACTGTCGGGAACTGAAGTTGCCGCCGCATGCAGACCGGATGTAGTCGTTGACGTCCTGAGACCTGACCTGATGTCGTTGTCCATCTTCGTCGAGGTATTGGAAAAGCTGCTGGCCCGGAAGCTCCTGGAGCGCCCTGATCGCATGTGTAATGCGCCTGTCATGGTGGCTGAGGCGCCATTCCTTGCCCGATTTTCCCTTGAAGT
Proteins encoded in this window:
- a CDS encoding flavohemoglobin expression-modulating QEGLA motif protein — protein: MKQVSLEKQRDDEWLEDIVSCLSAGKSIRRDLPGGGRLHIDRPLPFLCVHIAEDDAEPVARDIARANASYLIAPHAAPAMVVIEAIAVVLRKRFGAFVLFDIGELTQDRFLTEDAPFLPPFEIALWASADMADAAEIFTTVVSDSEAKFRTPRVKRAETPPLREDKVLGRDLHCSTLAVRFAPVYRQPGSNEIYPELREQLVSLLFDAGLRAISRFIESQKVLTPKTHRALGRKTFVDTVTRVDRSIDEVASTFDFLLAVTPINAEAAFNAFKSDGRHPKFLYRPLAFQVEATKRKLFSISFDHLEDPVLYQLYREKQHELDIQLSLLSSREKPQFIEFGRALYGPVEPSLLEEAKTILAHSSDPASNNDDDGGSEDRIADCFHVERRARTMIAVYHRQLTEFEVAVELRDDLPSGLMVSGHRLLIARSTLMDKRRVEPLLAHEIGVHLLTYFNGSVQGLRLFRSGLAGYEGMQEGLAVFAEYLAGGMTTARLRLIAGRVVGCAAMLEGATFSETYSILVDDHDFTPRAAFNLVLRLYRGGGLAKDAIYLRGLLALLRHLRSGGALEPFWMGKIAASHFEVMQELADRGLLRMPAVRPLYLETDEGRGRLAHAKQGLRPLEMIQRQET
- a CDS encoding ABC transporter ATP-binding protein/permease; protein product: MNTEAAQTPNDAVTERELTPEEAERARRKYLLSRFWRSARGFWSRRGPKLAWPCSIGLVALLCTNVVFQYGINVWNRNLFDAIEQRDASTVYFLSAIFIPLVIGSMSLVVIQVFFRMIIQRRWRKWLTTDIIARWLANGRYYQLNLIGGDHKNPEARISEDLRIATEAPVDFVAGVTSAFLSASTFIVVLWTIGGSLTFTIAGTSFTVPGFLVITALLYATITSTSMVVIGRNFVRISELKNQAEAEFRYTLTRVRENGESIALLGGEEEERNDLNKTFSAALHQWARLARQYMRTTLVSQVSSLFAPVVPVLLCAPKFLDGSMSLGQVMQAASAFAIVQGAFGWLVDNYPRLADWNACARRVASLMVSLDGLEQTEKSDAVGRVKHGKIEGEAILSLNDLSVSLNDGTAVLTETEVEIKQGERVLVSGESGSGKSTLVRTIAGLWPWGGGSVDLHPDKRLFMLPQRPYIPLGTLGRAVTYPGASDDWSPDEVKTALEKVGLGHLAEKIEEDAPWDQTLSGGEKQRLAFARLLLHRPDIVVLDEATSALDDKSQDKIMERLIDELPDSTILSVAHRAELEAFHSRKITLERREGGAKLVSDIDLLRSHKKRNMLRRLVRRPKIRL
- a CDS encoding SDR family oxidoreductase; its protein translation is MTDRQTLQDPRKLYPSPPFQSQPQTMPGLAQNMVPLPDHGEASYKGSGKLTGRKALITGGDSGIGRAVAIAFAREGADVAISYLEEEETDAERVIELIEAEGRIGVALPGDIKQETWCREMVEKAVSDLDGLDILVINAARQQYRDDISALSTDDFDQTMKTNLYALHWIAQAATPYLKPGSSVITTASIQAYEPSPILLDYATTKAGIVAYTKALSKQLIEKGVRANVVAPGPFWTVLQPSGGQPDEKVQHFGENSDFGRPGQPVELAPIYVLLASQDASFINGEVYGVTGGKGIA
- a CDS encoding N-formylglutamate amidohydrolase, whose protein sequence is MTGAEYREKSRDVISSANGNSLKTLISPPATPFALWSTERGLSPIVATAIHEGHNIRDDILSFYAIDHDERLREEDPYTEYTIRDVPNRIVFHRSRFEVDINRSRDGAVYLTPEQAWGLNVWTDALSQDQIDTSLQVHDAYYEMLLNFLRGVEHQFGHFVVLDIHSYNHRRDGPGAAPTLQSKAPDINIGTFSMDRARWAPVVDALIDHFRSFEINGRPVDVQENVAFQGKGEQTRFVHEHFPLTGCAIAVEFKKFFMDEWTGEPDTSVLSQLRNIVATAVPVLEKSLAGPS
- a CDS encoding acetate/propionate family kinase — protein: MIDILLVLNTGSSSLKFEVFGYENLDKLAKGKVAGIGTDARLIATIETTGTHIDRSLDAHDHVAAMGALMDLIDRFDDGWHMVAAVHRIVHGGPDLVDPVIVTPQVRKQLEALVPLAPLHQPYNLAGIDASDRLADAPDIACFDTAFHTGQNALFRTFAVEEDLRSKGIRRYGFHGISYDWISRVLAKEHPDLASGKVVVGHLGNGASLCALSNGRSIDTTMGMTALDGLPMGSRPGAIDAGAVTYMLRALGMPVEKVEEALYERSGLKGLSGVSSDVKTLMESDDPQAQFTLDYLALKVAQYTAMMAVSMGGIDALVFTGGVGENATSVRDAVLARLAFLQPFKTLIIPANEERMMAIYAKELLEKRQS
- a CDS encoding phosphoketolase family protein: MLDHNELSLIDRYWSAANYLSVGQIYLMDNPLLREPLKPEHIKPRLLGHWGTTPGLNFIYVHLNRIIRERNSDVIYVCGPGHGGPGMVANTYLEGTYSEVYPDISEDQAGLAKLFKQFSFPGGIPSHVAPETPGSIHEGGELGYALVHAYGAALDNPDLVVACVVGDGEAETGPLAASWLSSKFINPVRDGTVLPILHLNGYKIANPTVLGRMDDGDVRSLFLGYGYEPIFVEGSDPALMHQAMAAAFDRCFDMIAEIKQAAAAGTLVGSPRWPMIILRSPKGWTGPAEVDGKKVEGFWRAHQVPVSNCRSDDAHREILLDWLKRYRPDDLFDESGRLKPELRAIAPTGQKRMSANPHANGGILRKELVLPAIADHAIAVDVGERGALMVQTTEILGRYLRDVLALNDKDANFRIFGPDETESNRLGAVFDNTDRVWMEKIEPYDVHLARDGRVMEVLSEHLCQGWLEGYLLTGRHGFFSCYEAFIHIVDSMFNQHAKWLKVTRELEWRKPISSLNYLLTSHVWRQDHNGFSHQDPGFVDLVANKKADIVRIYLPPDANTLLWVGHHILGTYDRINVVVAGKQPEPQWLTMNEAVAHCEAGMGTWDWAGTHTDMQPDVVMACAGDVPTMETMAAVMLLREAIPDLRVRVVNVVDLMCLQSKEHHPHGFSDADFDALFTTDRPVIFAYHGYPYLIHRLTYKRTNHRNIHVRGFIEEGTTTTPFDMTVLNQLDRFHLALEAIARVPGLKDTAAPTVAVLEAKIAQHHAYVREYGEDMPEIVSWKWQSQ
- a CDS encoding glutathione synthase — its product is MRIAFFVNSIADETEFYTTTALALAAIARGHDVCYLTPGDFVLRPDDSLMVRATVAKGGKSKKADAFVSALQHKEAEIQTIPVEDIDVLFLRNDPSLDADERPWAAQAGIIFGRLAAERGVLTVNDPDGLASAQNKLYFQGFPEAVRPTTLISKSIEEIRAFIDKQKQGAILKPLQGSGGKNVFKINSSKEANLNQIFEAVSGEGYLIAQGYLPDATAGDIRLFLMNGRPLQRDGAYAAFRRVPAKGEVRSNMHVAGTAAAVEITPKILAVAEMVRPKLIQDGMFLVGLDIVGDKILEINVFTPGGLPNIAELHGVDLSVDVITALEQKVEMRKNYGGQISNRALATL
- a CDS encoding PRC-barrel domain containing protein; the protein is MDHTNHVRLTARELTPSVLQGATVYGADDHKVGKVDHVHGAGTASTAIIDVGGFLGIGAKPVAVPLADLDFMRDESGDVHALTTWTKDQLKQMPEHRH